TTCGAGGTTTCGAAAGTTTATTTATTCGCGCAAGATACCGATGTGTATCCGGGCAAATACTTATTAGACTCGTGGAACCGTGACGAAGAATTCCGTTCGATCGATGGGGATAGCGGTGTACCCATTGCACTTAGGAGAATATCAGTTCGGTTTTGCCGCTGACTCGAGCGTGATCACCATCCGAACCAGATCGGAGAGTGAACGCGCCTGCATTTTTTCCATGACGCGCGCGCGATGAATCTCGACAGTTCGAAAACTTATGTCAAGGCGCTGCGCAATGGCTTTGTTGGGTTCGCCATCGACCACGAGTCGCATGATTTCATGCTGGCGCGGCGTGAGCGAATTGATCCGGTTCGCAATCTCCTCCAGAGCCGCGCTGCGGCGGCGGACCGCTTCATCCTGCTCGAACGCTCTTTCGACGCTCTCGAGCAAATGATCTTCCCGCAAGGGTTTCTCGAGAAACTCGAAAGCGCCGGCGCGCAGTGCGTCGATCGCGATCGGAATTGAGCCGTGGCCCGTTATGAAAATCGTCGGGATCCGCCACCCGCGGCTGTTGAGCTGCTGTTGCATCTGCAGACCGGTCATGCGCGGCATCCGCACATCGAGAACAACGCACCCGCGACGTGCCGGATCGTACTGCGAAAGGAAGTCGACGGCCGATGCAAATGTATCAACGGTGTAACCCGCCGTCCTGAGTAAGAAACTCAATGCCTTTCGCACGCCTTCATCGTCATCGACCACGAATACCGTTTTATCAGGCATCGCGACCTCGGTTCATGCCGCTCGATCGCAGCGTGAATATGAACCGCGCACCCCCGCCTGGGCTCTGGGAAAAGCTCAGTTCACCACCGTGCGCTTCGATGATGGTTCGGCTAATCGTTAGTCCAAGCCCCATGCTGTCTGGCTTGGAGGAGATGAAGGGATCGAAGAGATGGGACGCAATGTCCTCCGGCACCCCGGGTCCACTATCCGTCACCTCGATTTGGACCATCGTTGCATCGCTCATGCGCGCCGCAATATCGATCAAGCGCACTTTGCTCTTGACCGAGGCAATCGCTTCGATGGCGTTCTGAACGAGGTTGACGATCACCTGCTCGATCTGGGTCGGATCGCCAAGAACGATCGGAAGATCGGGAGCGAGGCTCACGCGTATGTCCACCTCATTTTGCTTCGTCTCGGGCTGCATGAGGTTGATAGCGCCCTTGATCAATTCGCCGATCTCGATCCCCGTGCGTTTCGTCGATCCGTTCTGCACGAAATCACGGAGCTGGGCGATGATCGCGCCGGCCCGCTCGGCTTGCTGGACCACGTGCTCGACTCCCTCGCGGGCGAGACGGACATCCGGCGTGGATTTGTTCAATAGGCGACCGCAGCCGCGTGCATAAGCCGCAATCGCCGTAAGGGGCTGATTGAGTTCGTGGGCGAGTGCCGACGCCATTTCGCCCGCCATTGAAAGACGAGAAACGCGCGCCAGCCGCGTTTGGTGTTGACGCATCAGGGCCTCGTTTGTCTTGCGCAGTGTAATGTCGCGAATAACCACGGTGTAATGCCGGTTGGCATCGATACTGAGCACGCCCGCGGTCAGCTCGATCGGAAAATTGCTGCCGTCATCGCGCCACGCAGTCAACTCCATTCCCGGTGCATCGGTCGTGGCTGCAGCGAGCATGCCCTCTATGCGAGACAACAGTTCCGCCGCAGGGATGAAATCGGCAATGTTTCGACCGACTATGCGTTGATGATCCAGTCTGAGCTGACGCTCGATGGCGGCATTGATGGACTCGATATGTCCCTGCGCATCGATGGTCATCACGCCGTCAGGGGCGGTCTTGAGGATCGTTGCAAGCTGGCTTTCGCTCACATGGAGCGCCTGCACCGTTCGCCGGCGCTCTCTCACCATTGCGCCAAGGATCAGGCCGGTGATCGCAAGTGTGAGCATGAGAATTTGGAAGGAGCGAACGGTTTGCGTGGACTGGTCTTGCAGCTCCAGTGCGACGAGCAAACCCCCTTGTATGCCAAGTGCTGCCCAAGCCGCGCCCACCAGGCCATGTTGCATCGCGATCCATATGAGCGGCAAAAACAGAAGATAAAACAGTCTAAAGGGCTCGTGTTCGGCGCCAGGACCGAACAGGAAAATGAGCATGGCGACAATGCTGAACCCTTGCACCACGATTTCCGCCAAGTGGCGCTTCCAAGTATTGCCGTGCGGCGCTTCCTTGTGTCCGAGGCGCGCAATGCCCAGGAGGAGCAACGGGGTCAGCGTGACAATGCCGATGGCGTCGCCTATCCAAAACTGTAGCACCCCTTCCCAGTAACTGGCGTGTGGAATGATTCCCACCAATACGTAAGTCGTCACGAAGCCGAACGACACGAATGCCGACGCAACAAGGACGGCGGCGATCAAGCAGGCCATGTCATAAGAACGATTGAGCCGGATGTCGAAGCCCAACCAGATCCGCAGGATTGCGGCACAGCCCGTATAGCCGACCGTGGTCGCGAGCGCCGTACCCAGTGCTGCCGCCAGCGGTATATTTGCGGCAGGGACGAACACGCTCGCCAAAAAATCGGCTACGAAGACCACGGGCGCAAAACCCAATCCGATCAGGAGCAGCGCCAACGTGAGGCCCGCAGGTGGATTCCAGGGCGTGACCTCAACACCATAAAGAGGATGGATGAAACTCAGCCAGTCGAGCGCGATATAAAAAACTATAAAGAGGGGAATCCATACGACCGGGAGCAACTGAAACTTGCTCGTCGCACCAAAGATCGCGTTGGCCGCGGCGCCCTTACTCATAACCTCGTTCTCGTCGATTGATAGCTGCCGCCACCGCTTCACGCGACTCTATTGCAAGGGGAAGAACGCTCACAATACGTATGAATCCTGACATCCTGTCAATCCCGGTGGCAGGGATTAACGGGAAAGCATTCCCATCGACGGCGACCGATTTTCTCCGCAGCCCATCGCCAAAAGGCCGCGTCACCGGATGGGGATAAGAACAATGGCTCCCTGGTTGCTTGCGGTGATGACCGTGGCTGCCATCAGCGAAGATATTCCCGCCATCTTCCTTGTCGAGCTGGGGAACAGGCTGACCCGATATCCAGATCGCCTCATTCCAGTCGATTGTCGTAAACCAATTGAACCGCTCGCCGCCTCTGCCTGCGGCGGCTGTCCACGCGTCAGGGCGCGGAACGATGCCAAGCCAGAGCCGGAGCCATTGGCTGCGGCCGGTAATATACCATGGTATGCTATCCATAGTCGGGTATAACGGCGAGGGGCTTTGCTACACCTAACTGTCATCGATTTGCGCTAGGCTTCTTCTCCCGACAATCACTGCAGAGAAACCTTATCGCCATGACAAAACAGGACAGCGAATTAGACCTCGCTTTCAGTCGCCGCAAGTTGCTTGCCGCAGCCGGCATTGGTGCAGGGGCTGTGATGGCTGCTTCCCTCATCGGTGTTGGAGAAGCCGAGTCCGCATCCCCGGAACGCCGATCGTCCGATCCGGTGGCAACGCCACCGATTGCCGGATTGCATCTGCAGTTCGGCGCCGATGCATCGTCGGAGATTGTTGTCTCGTGGCACACGCTGCAACCCGTTCGGCGTCCTCGTGTATTGCTCGGGCGTCTGGACGGCAAACTCGAGCAACACGCCGAAGCCAAGGAGACGAGCTACACCGACGCCAAATCAGGCCAAGTCGTTTATGCCTATCATGCCAAGCTCCATCGATTGCAGGCCGACGCCCCTTACTTGTACGCGGCATTGCACGAGGGTGCGGTGCCGGAGTTCGGTACGTTCCGCACCTCGCCCAGGGGTCGTGCAGCCTTCACGTTCACCAGCTTCGGCGACCAGGGCACGCCGACGGTCGGCAAGAAGTATGTGCCACCCACGGGGGTGACAATTCCGAACCCACCATTTGTGAACGACAATCTTGGCTCACCGGCGGCGAGCGACACCACGCTCGGCGTCGAGCGACTGCAGCCGTTGTTCCATCTCTTCAACGGCGATCTCTGTTACGCCAATCTCGCAGACGACCGGGTTCGCACGTGGTGGGATTTCTGGGAGAATAACAGCCGCAGTGCCCGGAACCGTCCCTGGATGCCATCCGCAGGAAACCACGAGAACGAGCTGGGTAACGGACCAATCGGATATCAAGCGTATCAGACCTACTTCTCGCTGCCGCCGTCGACCGGTCAGACCGACGTAACGCGTGGGCTTTGGTATGCCTTCACCGCGGGCTCGATGCGAGTGATCAGCATCGCCAACGATGACGTTGTGTATCAGGACGGCGGCAACTCCTACGTCCGAGGCTATTCCTCCGGCGCTCAGAAGACGTGGTTGGAAAAGGAATTGGCTGCGGCGCGGCGCGATCACAATGTCGATTGGGTCGTAGTCTGCATGCACCAGGTCGCAATCTCCACAGCCGACATGTTCAACGGCGCGGATCTCGGGATCCGCCAGGAATGGGTTCCGTTGTTCGATAAATATGGCGTCGACCTCGTGGTGTGCGGGCATGAGCACCACTACGAACGTTCCCATCCGATCCGCGGCCAGGAGACGAACGCCACCCTGACTCCGATTCCGACGGATAAAGCCACTGACATAATCGACACCACGAAGGGAACAGTACACATGGTGATCGGCGGCGGCGGTACATCCGTTCCGTCGAACCAGCTGTTCTTCAATCCGCCGGCATGTCGCGTCATCACCGCAGTCGGCGAACCCGACGCGGCGACCGGTAAGCGCGCGCCAATCTATGTGAAGGAGGAAGCACCCTGGTCCGCGACGCGCAACGCCGCGCATTCCTACGGTTTCGCGGCATTCGCCCTCGATCCGGGATCGCATCGCGGAGATTTCACCACGATCAAGGTCACGTATTACGACGTGGTCGGGACGGACGGTCGCCTAACCCCGTTCGAGACGTTCACCCTGCGCCGACCCCGCCGGGACTAGTGCGGCGAATCGGGCGTTCGCTAGCTTAGCCCCATTTTCCCCCACGGTTGGCGGGGTTTTTCTTTGGCGGCGGTCGTCTTACAATGTGGGCCGGCTTTGGCAGGTTAGACGTGAAAGCATGCTTGAGCATTTGAAAGCCAACAACCGCGCCTGGGCAGCGCGCATGGTCGCCGGAGATCCTGGCTTCTTCCGCCGCCTTGTTGCGCAGCAGGCTCCCGAATATCTCTGGATCGGCTGTTCCGACAGCCGCGTTCCCGCCAACGAGATCGTCGATCTCGACCCGGGTGAACTCTTCGTACACCGCAATGTCGCCAATCTGGCGCCGCCGCAGGACGCAAATTACCTCTCGGTGCTCCAATTCGCGGTCGACGTGCTGAAGGTGAAACACATCCTTGTGGTGGGACATTACGGTTGCGGAGGTATCAGTGCTGCGGTCGACGGCCGACGGCGCGGGCTCGTCGATCACTGGCTTCATCCGAT
This DNA window, taken from Alphaproteobacteria bacterium, encodes the following:
- a CDS encoding ATP-binding protein; the protein is MSKGAAANAIFGATSKFQLLPVVWIPLFIVFYIALDWLSFIHPLYGVEVTPWNPPAGLTLALLLIGLGFAPVVFVADFLASVFVPAANIPLAAALGTALATTVGYTGCAAILRIWLGFDIRLNRSYDMACLIAAVLVASAFVSFGFVTTYVLVGIIPHASYWEGVLQFWIGDAIGIVTLTPLLLLGIARLGHKEAPHGNTWKRHLAEIVVQGFSIVAMLIFLFGPGAEHEPFRLFYLLFLPLIWIAMQHGLVGAAWAALGIQGGLLVALELQDQSTQTVRSFQILMLTLAITGLILGAMVRERRRTVQALHVSESQLATILKTAPDGVMTIDAQGHIESINAAIERQLRLDHQRIVGRNIADFIPAAELLSRIEGMLAAATTDAPGMELTAWRDDGSNFPIELTAGVLSIDANRHYTVVIRDITLRKTNEALMRQHQTRLARVSRLSMAGEMASALAHELNQPLTAIAAYARGCGRLLNKSTPDVRLAREGVEHVVQQAERAGAIIAQLRDFVQNGSTKRTGIEIGELIKGAINLMQPETKQNEVDIRVSLAPDLPIVLGDPTQIEQVIVNLVQNAIEAIASVKSKVRLIDIAARMSDATMVQIEVTDSGPGVPEDIASHLFDPFISSKPDSMGLGLTISRTIIEAHGGELSFSQSPGGGARFIFTLRSSGMNRGRDA
- a CDS encoding metallophosphoesterase family protein, with protein sequence MTKQDSELDLAFSRRKLLAAAGIGAGAVMAASLIGVGEAESASPERRSSDPVATPPIAGLHLQFGADASSEIVVSWHTLQPVRRPRVLLGRLDGKLEQHAEAKETSYTDAKSGQVVYAYHAKLHRLQADAPYLYAALHEGAVPEFGTFRTSPRGRAAFTFTSFGDQGTPTVGKKYVPPTGVTIPNPPFVNDNLGSPAASDTTLGVERLQPLFHLFNGDLCYANLADDRVRTWWDFWENNSRSARNRPWMPSAGNHENELGNGPIGYQAYQTYFSLPPSTGQTDVTRGLWYAFTAGSMRVISIANDDVVYQDGGNSYVRGYSSGAQKTWLEKELAAARRDHNVDWVVVCMHQVAISTADMFNGADLGIRQEWVPLFDKYGVDLVVCGHEHHYERSHPIRGQETNATLTPIPTDKATDIIDTTKGTVHMVIGGGGTSVPSNQLFFNPPACRVITAVGEPDAATGKRAPIYVKEEAPWSATRNAAHSYGFAAFALDPGSHRGDFTTIKVTYYDVVGTDGRLTPFETFTLRRPRRD
- a CDS encoding response regulator, whose protein sequence is MPDKTVFVVDDDEGVRKALSFLLRTAGYTVDTFASAVDFLSQYDPARRGCVVLDVRMPRMTGLQMQQQLNSRGWRIPTIFITGHGSIPIAIDALRAGAFEFLEKPLREDHLLESVERAFEQDEAVRRRSAALEEIANRINSLTPRQHEIMRLVVDGEPNKAIAQRLDISFRTVEIHRARVMEKMQARSLSDLVRMVITLESAAKPN
- a CDS encoding carbonic anhydrase; this encodes MLEHLKANNRAWAARMVAGDPGFFRRLVAQQAPEYLWIGCSDSRVPANEIVDLDPGELFVHRNVANLAPPQDANYLSVLQFAVDVLKVKHILVVGHYGCGGISAAVDGRRRGLVDHWLHPIREVREEHRDSLEAIADPQARLDRLCELNVIRQVRNVASDVFVHDAWQRGQDLRIHGWVYSLANGLVNDLNVTVGPRDRAP